The Acinetobacter sp. SAAs474 DNA window CTACAGATGAAAAACAAAATTTAGACTCTATGGAATCTAAATTTCAAATTTCATTTAAAACCAAAGCACTGGAAAATATTTTTGGTGACAATGGTGACCTTTGGTTGGGCTATACACAATCCTCACATTGGCAAGTTTATAATTCTGATGAATCACGACCATTTCGTGAGACCAATTATGAGCCTGAAGCCAGTTTAATGTTTAGAACCAATTATGAGATATTGGGTTTAAATGCACGTCTATTAGGACTTAGCTTTAATCATCAGTCAAATGGCCGGTCAGATCCATGGTCGCGTAGTTGGAATCGCGCTATGCTCAATATCGGTTTAGAACGTGATAATTTTATCTTGATGATTCGTCCATGGTACAGAATTCCTGAAAAGGCCAAAGATGATAATAATCCGGATATTACAGATTATATGGGCCGCGGTGATTTGACAGCATTGTATCGTTGGCATGAACATCAGTTTTCATTGATGCTACGTCACAGTTTAAAAGGTGGTAGCCAGTCCCACGGTGCAGTTCAATTTGATTGGGCCTTTCCAATCGGGAAGCGATTGCGAGGTCATTTTCAACTGTTTGATGGATATGGTGAAAGTTTAATTGATTATAATCATCGTGCGAC harbors:
- a CDS encoding phospholipase A, whose protein sequence is MAFHFFERTTLSLSIIMLSALSVAKTYAEDFTVSVQPSTPQACAYLESNVDRLNCYDQLFKPDTAATLNFVSERQAARELSPEAERSWTAKVKDTAETLIPTAGAPLSTNTSWLDQRWELSPESKLGTWNLRAYQPIYLLPLFWTSKKNEQPTSANPVNRVSTDEKQNLDSMESKFQISFKTKALENIFGDNGDLWLGYTQSSHWQVYNSDESRPFRETNYEPEASLMFRTNYEILGLNARLLGLSFNHQSNGRSDPWSRSWNRAMLNIGLERDNFILMIRPWYRIPEKAKDDNNPDITDYMGRGDLTALYRWHEHQFSLMLRHSLKGGSQSHGAVQFDWAFPIGKRLRGHFQLFDGYGESLIDYNHRATYVGIGMSLLNWF